A part of Aegilops tauschii subsp. strangulata cultivar AL8/78 chromosome 2, Aet v6.0, whole genome shotgun sequence genomic DNA contains:
- the LOC109765700 gene encoding CBL-interacting protein kinase 29 — protein sequence MPSASSAVPSAAAPGDESQSLAAPKLLLGRYDLGGLLGRGASAKVYRARDILTGRDVAIKSFPNPRAGAREGEGSAGSAAIEREAAILSRLRHRHVVRLHEILGTRKKVHFVLDLAAGGELFSLVDSDGRMTEDLARHYFRQLVSAVRYCHSRGVYHRDIKPENLLLDGDGDLKVADFGLGAIADESLHHTLCGTPAYVAPEILSKQGYHPAKVDIWSCGVVLFVLAAGYLPFNDASLINMYRKIYAGRFRCPNWFSPALRHLLRRILDPNPSTRIDTDGIMEHPWFRHGASGDGELEELMRGHEEEAWFKTEFKEDMARDMTAFDILAFSPGSDLSGLFGAGPGTERVFVGEPAAAVLARVEDAGKKQGHRVRREGKGRAGPVYVEAEAGGIVAKVTVFRIADAVSVVEVVKGHGAEAAAFWSDWLEPAVKPQAV from the coding sequence ATGCCGTCCGCCTCCAGCGCCGTCCCATCCGCCGCGGCGCCGGGCGACGAGTCCCAATCCCTCGCCGCCCCGAAGCTCCTGCTGGGGAGGTACGATCTGGGCGGGCTCCTCGGCCGCGGCGCGTCCGCCAAGGTGTACCGGGCCAGAGACATCCTCACGGGCCGGGACGTGGCCATCAAGTCGTTCCCCAACCCGCGGGCCGGCGCGCGCGAGGGGGAGGGCTCCGCCGGGTCCGCCGCCATCGAGCGGGAGGCGGCCATCCTCAGCCGCCTGCGCCACCGCCACGTCGTGAGGCTCCACGAGATTCTCGGCACGCGCAAGAAGGTCCACTTTGTCCTCGACCTCGCCGCCGGCGGCGAGCTGTTCTCGCTCGTCGACTCCGACGGCCGCATGACGGAGGACCTCGCGCGGCATTACTTCCGCCAGCTCGTGTCGGCCGTCCGGTACTGCCACTCCCGCGGCGTCTACCACCGCGACATCAAGCCGGAGAATTTGCTCCtcgacggcgacggcgacctCAAGGTCGCCGACTTCGGCCTCGGCGCCATCGCGGACGAGAGCCTCCACCACACCCTCTGCGGCACCCCGGCCTACGTCGCGCCGGAGATCCTCTCGAAGCAGGGGTACCACCCGGCCAAGGTCGACATCTGGTCCTGCGGCGTGGTGCTCTTCGTGCTCGCCGCCGGCTACCTCCCCTTCAACGACGCCAGCCTCATCAACATGTACCGCAAGATCTACGCCGGCCGGTTCCGGTGCCCGAACTGGTTCTCGCCGGCGCTCCGCCACCTGCTGCGCCGCATCCTCGACCCCAACCCGTCGACGCGCATCGACACGGACGGCATCATGGAGCACCCCTGGTTCCGCCACGGCGCGAGCGGCGACGGCGAGCTGGAGGAGCTGATGCGCGGGCACGAGGAGGAGGCGTGGTTCAAGACGGAGTTCAAGGAGGACATGGCGCGGGACATGACCGCGTTCGACATCCTGGCCTTCTCGCCCGGCTCGGACCTCTCCGGGCTGTTCGGCGCCGGGCCGGGCACGGAGCGGGTGTTCGTGGGCGAGCCCGCCGCGGCCGTGCTGGCCCGGGTCGAGGACGCCGGGAAGAAGCAGGGGCACCGCGTGAGGAGGGAAGGGAAGGGCCGCGCCGGGCCGGTGTACGTGGAGGCGGAGGCCGGCGGCATTGTCGCCAAGGTGACCGTGTTCCGGATCGCCGACGCGGTGTCGGTGGTGGAGGTCGTCAAGGGCCACGGCGCGGAGGCCGCGGCGTTCTGGAGCGACTGGCTCGAGCCGGCCGTGAAGCCTCAGGCAGTGTGA